In a genomic window of Mercenaria mercenaria strain notata chromosome 19, MADL_Memer_1, whole genome shotgun sequence:
- the LOC128551168 gene encoding uncharacterized protein LOC128551168 yields the protein MDNHNSHVSVNTVKDAIDNDIVLVGLPGNTTHILQPLDVKVFGPLKSRVDTICSNMPFARRGTRLSKIHFPAVLRHAMEQATPASIRKSFEVTGLCPLSRAAIDTSQLLRPAFGPVAVGGESTISTTCPTCGHFVTNPLVTMGIVTEPLARVLLPPPTAPLTEKKQSSKRVEKGRVLSTQEILSSLQEKEKKEEERRAAIATRKLEAEKRREAKAKDAEERRLKRAEEQTKRAEKRKREEEEKAERKRLREERKAQKEARSLRREIVVIDELRASMYICNVCGGRGRKDDEVNGVEWYGCDGCEAWYHDGCLSVRELEFVRVSLNERSDWLCKSCSACLYEE from the exons CTAGTTGGTCTGCCAGGCAACACGACGCATATCCTGCAGCCTCTAGATGTTAAG GTGTTTGGTCCTCTGAAGTCACGAGTGGACACGATCTGCAGCAACATGCCATTCGCCCGTCGAGGAACGAGGTTGTCCAAGATACACTTTCCTGCTGTACTCAGACACGCCATGGAACAGGCCACCCCTGCCTCTATTCGGAAGTCATTTGAAGTGACCGGCCTATGTCCATTAAGCAGAGCTGCTATTGATACGTCACAGCTGCTTCGACCAGCATTTGGGCCTGTTGCAGTTGGAG GTGAATCTACAATCTCTACGACCTGCCCTACCTGCGGCCATTTTGTGACGAATCCACTGGTCACCATGGGAATTGTGACAGAGCCGTTGGCCAGAGTTCTCCTGCCACCACCAACCGCCCCGCTGACAGAGAAGAAACAGTCATCTAAGAGAGTTGAAAAGGGCCGTGTACTTAGTACACAAGAAATCCTTAGTTCATTGCAG GAAAAGGAGAAGAAGGAAGAAGAAAGGAGAGCAGCTATTGCAACGAGGAAGTTAGAGGCAGAGAAGAGACGAGAGGCGAAGGCAAAAGATGCAGAGGAGAGACGTTTGAAGAGAGCAGAGGAACAGACAAAAAGGGCCGAGAAAAGAAAAAGGGAGGAAGAGGAAAAGGCAGAGAGGAAGAGACTCAGAGAAGAGAGAAAGGCACAGAAGGAAGCAAGGAGTTTGAGAAGAGAGATAGTTGTTATCGATGAATTGAGAGCCTCTATGTATATTTGTAACGTATGTGGCGGACGTGGCAGAAAGGACGACGAAGTAAATGGTGTTGAGTGGTATGGTTGTGATGGATGTGAGGCTTGGTACCATGATGGATGTTTGAGTGTAAGGGAGTTGGAGTTTGTCAGAGTAAGTTTGAATGAGAGAAGTGATTGGCTGTGTAAGTCATGTAGTGCTTGCTTGTATGAGGAGTAA